Part of the Nostoc sp. ATCC 53789 genome, AACAACCAGTGGCATTGGCAACAATCATGCGATCGCCAAATAACTGCGTTGCTAACTTAATATAAGGTGTCTCGCCACAACCAGCGCAAGCCCCAGAAAATTCAAACAATGGTTCTTGCATTTGCTGTTGGTTAATATGAGTCAGCTTCAAATGACTTCTATCTGGATTAGGAATACTCAAAAAGAAATCCCAATTTTCCCGTTCTTGTTCACGTAATGGTCTTTGCGGTTCCATATTGATTGCTTTGCGGCGTAGTTCTGATTTATTCTTCGCCGGACAAACATCTACGCAAATTCCGCAGCCAGTACAATCTTCTGCTGCCACTTGGATAGTATATTTAAAACCTTGCCAATCATGGTCTTTGGCATTGGTACTCTTAAACATTAATGGTGCATTTTCTAACTGCTGCGGTTCGTAAACTTTACTACGGATGACACTATGAGGGCATACCATGATGCACTTGCCACACTGAATGCAGACATCTGTATCCCAAACGGGTATTTCCTGGGCAATGTTACGTTTTTCCCATTTCGCTGTACCAGTGGGATAAGTACCGTCTGCTGGTAAAGCGCTAACAGGTAGTTCATCCCCTTCACGGACAATCATTTTACCAAGAACATCACGGACAAATGGGGGTGCAGCATCAAGAATTGGAGATTGTTTTCCTTTCCCATTCCCTATTCCCAATTCCCTATTCCCCACTTCAAACAAATTTTCCAAAGTGGTATCTACTACTTTGAGGTTCATCTGCACAATTTCGTCGCCTTTCTTGCCGTAACTCTTGCGAATAGAGTTTTTGATTTCTGCAATCGCTTCTTCTCGTGGTAGTACACCCGATAAAGCGAAGAAACAAACCTGCATGACTGTGTTGATTCTGCCAGCCATGCCTGCTTGACGAGCAACTTTATAGGCATTAATTACATAAAATTTCAGATGCTTTTGAATAATTTGTTCTTGTACTGATGGCGGTAGATGATTCCAAACTTCATCCTTTTCATAAGGAGAATTAACTAAGAATGTTCCACCTGGTACGATGTCTTTCAAAATAGGAAATTTTTCAATAAATTCCCATTGGTGACAGGCAACAAAGTTAGCTTTGCTGATTAAATAGGTCGAGCGAATTAATTGTGAACCAAAGCGTAGATGCGAAACTGTGACGGAACCTGATTTCTTGGAATCGTAGACAAAATAGCCTTGAGCATAATTGTTTGTTTCTTCTCCAATAATTTTGATTGAGTTTTTATTAGCGCCCACTGTTCCATCGGCACCCAAACCATAAAAAATCGCCCTTACCGTGGTGTCTGGTTCAATACTAAAGTCAGGGTCATAATTCAAACTGGTGTAGGTGACATCATCATTAATGCCGATAGTAAAATGATTTTTTGGTTCAGCCGCAGCCAGGTTATCAAAGACAGCTTTAATCATTGCTGGCGTGAATTCTTTAGAAGATAAACCGTAGCGACCACCGACGACTTGAGGCAGAAAGTCAGCACTTCGGCTACGCTCAGTGACCGAGGGGCGGAGGGGCAGAGGGGAATCTAATCCTAATTTTTCCCCTGTTCCCCATACTTCATACAAAGCTGTAACTACATCAAGGTAAAGGGGTTCACCAGATGCGCCTGGTTCTTTGGTGCGGTCTAAAACTGCAATGCTACGGGTAGTTGCTGGTAAAGCGGTGACAAATCGCATCGCATCATAAGGGCGATATAGTCGTACTTTCAAAACGCCTACTTTCTCGCCATTAGCGTTGAGGTAATTGACTGTTTCATGTACAGCCTCACAACCGGAACCCATCAGCACAATGACTCGTTCGGCTTCTGAGTCGCCGTGGTATTCAAATAGTTGGTATTGTCGCCCAGTCATGGCAGCAAATTCATCCATGACTTTTTGGGTGATATCTGCACAAGCTAGATAGTAAGGATTGACAGTTTCTCTGGCTTGGAAGTAGACATCAGGATTTTGTGTTGTCCCGCGCAAAACTGGTTTATCGGGGGTGAGGGCACGTGAACGATGGGCGAATACTAATTCATTGGGAATGAACTCTCGCAAATCATCTTCTGTTAAAGTTTCTACTTTGTTAATTTCGTGGGAGGTACGAAAGCCATCAAAAAAGTGGAGAAAGGGTATTCGTGATTCTAGGGTTGCGCGTGTTGCTATCAAAGCAAAGTCTTGTGCTTCTTGCACTGATGCGGCACACAACATAGCAAAACCAGTACCACGCGCTGCCATGACATCGCTGTGGTCGCCGAAAATGGAGAGAGCTTGTGCGGCTAGCGATCGCGTGGCAATATGAAATACTGTAGGTGTGAGTTCTCCGGCAATTTTGTACATATTGGGGATCATCAACAATAATCCCTGCGATGCTGTAAATGTGGTTGTCAGTGAACCAGTTTGCAAAGCACCATGTACAGCACCAGCCACACCTCCTTCACTCTGCATCTCTACCACAGAGGGAACAGTACCCCAAATGTTGGGTTTGCTTTCACTAGCCCAAGTATCTGCCCACTCAGCCATTGGTGAAGAAGGTGTAATGGGATAAATCGCAATGACTTCATTAAGTCGATAGACGACTTGGGCAACAGCCTCATTGCCGTCTATAGTTGCAAAGCTTCTCTTGTTCATTTTCTTGCACCTGTGTCTTTAAGGGCTAGCAATGACTAAGCTGGATCTACTTTTGACATTAGGATAAGAAGTTGAGAAACTTGTGAAGACTCACCTTTGGCTATGATTCAGTTTGTGCACATAATTCTTACTTTGTCAAAGAAAACATAGCTGTTAACCAGGAAATCTTTGCTAAGAACATACTGGCGTGACTATTAGAAACAGTTACAGAATACACATATTGTTTTTAAATCTGGAGGGAGCTTTCTGAGACGAATAAGCCAATCCACTGAATTGCCGGATCAACATCACGCCCCCCACCGCCTAAGTCATAGACCATCCCAGATAAGAGTGGATTCAATACTTTTCGGTTAAACCCAATAATCTCTTTTTTGGTCTGGGGAAAGGTTAAAGGGGAATGGCACTAAGAAAAGCTGAAACCTCCTTGCTGGCATGGTGTGGGAGGTGTGGGAGGTGTGGGAGGATGGGGAGGCAATGCAGCATTTGTTGATATGCAGTTATTCAATTTCTCCTCTTTCTCCCCACACTTCCCCCACTCCCCACACTCCCCACACTCAAAAAGCAAGTTATATCAGGGCTTTGCGATCAACAAGCGTGCCATTCGGTTAAAGGGCAATGGGGAAAGGGAAATTCAAACCCTTTCCCTTTCCCCTTTCCCCCTTAACCGAAAAGTATTGAGAGTGGATTCACATCAGCAGGATTACTTTTCTGGTATTGCATAACTCTGGCTTGTGCTGATGTGGGAAAGACAGCGATCGCAAAACAGAGAGTCAGGATGAACACGCATAATGATTTTGCTAGATATTTAAATCGGTTCGAAGGAGAATAACTGTTTTTCCTGTTCACCTTCATAGTTTCCTCCTATTCTCCTGGTGGGAAATCAGTCAGTTGTTTGGCATCTGCGATCGCAAAACCTCGGCTTGACCTCAGGGATAATTCGTCAGAATCAAAAATTCGGATGCTGAAATCGGTTGGATTTCAACATAGGCAGTCCCATCTTGTTGCTGCACCAACACTGTTGATCCCACTTTGTGAGGACCTGTGTAACCCGGCAGATTTGCCATTTCAGCCGTATTCAGAATCACCGTCATTGAACTTTCAATCGCGTTCAGGTTGGCATCTACCAAAACTCTTGCTCCCCGATTATCCGTTCCATGACTGTTCAGCACACAAACCGCCTCTTCATCATCTAAAACCCGTGACCAACCGATAATTTCCCCACTCCGTCCGTGATCACCAAAGGGCAAGTTTAAGAAGGGAATCGCGATCGGTCGCAAATACTGCCGTCCCAATCGCAGCACTGGGAACTGCTTACGGATTGCTGCCATTGCCTTAATTCGGACATAGGCAGGGTGATTTGGCTCGAAACAATGAGCACCTGCTGTCCCAAATGGCCCGAAACCAGGTAAATTTTGATCTAAAGCTTGCAGTCCCGCTACGCCAGATTGTCGGGGATGCTCTGGGCCAAACATCGCCTCCCGTAAATAGCGATCGGATTTCTTCCAGTCGGGCAACCACCTCCGTTCAGACGGTTCTGGGCCTGCCAATGCCTGCTCAGTTCCAGCGTAAATGCAGGGCACTCCCAATGTAAACAGTTGCAATGCTACTCCAGCAATCACCTGATGATCCGATGCAGCTTCACTGGAAAAGCGGATTTTTTCACCAAATACATGATCGTGATCATCCAGAATTGAAACATGCCGCCGTCCGATATTCCGATGCGACCCCATTACAGCTTTCCCTGGATCAAACCCGTTAAAGTAGGCTCTTGGATCTATCAGCCCTTTGGCAACCAGGTTAAGATTTACCCGCATCTCGGCGATATCCAGAGCAGCGTTTAGATTTTGCCCCACCACATCCAGATAGCGGTCTTGGTTATAGTCTCCGCCTGCTATTTCTCCCACTAGAAAGAAGTCACTCTTACCTAGATTGGCTGCAAACTCCTTAATAGTTCCGCAAAAATTTCGGGCTTGTTCATAGGTCACATGCTTGAGTGTATCAATCCGAAAGCCATCACAGTCCGTCAGCGCAATCCAGTATTTATAACATCGGGCTAAGTTATCTAACAGATAGGAATACTCCAACTGGAAATCTCGTAGTGTGATAAAGTCCGATCGCCGGAATTCGGCATTGGGATCATCCAAGTCTCCTCGCCCCAAATCTCCCTTGCCAGCACGAGTGTAGCAATCTGCTTCCTGAAGTTCCCTTGGCCACACTCCTTCTGCGCTCGTTTGAGGCTTTACCGCAATGGGTTGTCCGCGATCGCCTAGCCATGAGCCAAACTGATACCAACCAGACGTATAAGGTGGTTCCAATTCTCCCCCAGGAGTATCCGGAGCATAGAGCCAGTTAGATCCGGAATGGTTAAAAATGATATCCAGGATAATGCGTAGTCTCTTTTCGTGGGCTTTATTGACCAGACTGACCAAATCTTGGCGAGTCCCAAAGCGAGGATCGACCTCTAGAAAATCTTGAATGCCGTAACCGTGATAGCTATCCAAGTGACCCCGTTGCTGAAAAATTGGCCCTACCCAGATCGTTGTTATGTCCAGTTGGTTTAAATAATCCAGCTTCGACTCTAATCCTTTGAGTGTCCCACCCTGCCAGCGATCGCCTCCCGACTCTGCCCATTTATCAAATTGCCAAGACTGCCCATTCGGTAGACTAGGGCGGGCCAGATTCAGTTGCTGTCGATTCAGCAGAGGACGTGTATCTTCTTTACCATCGCTAAAGCGATCGGGTAAGAGAAAATAAAGCACTTCATTTCTCCAATCCGCAGGGGAGGGAAAGTAATTTTCGCGTCGAGGTAAAGAAAAGTCTTGTAGACTCTTCGGTCGCTGTGTAGCTAAATTTTGATCAACAAATGTCATAGGAATTATCTCAACACTAGTAAATAAGTTTACTCAGTGGAACTATTTTCTGTTTCGACGAAGACTATAAATTTTCTCCGCGACTTACTTAGTTGAATGACTAGCTATGTGTTGCAACGCGGTAATACTAGGTATAAAACAGTAAGCTCCTCCTTTGGTTGTGATGAATCGATCAAAACCCGTCAACTTGATTGAGGGGTTGTCTGGGGAGACAGGAATATCGAATTGACCACTTTTATTGTCATTAGCACCAATCAGAGGAGCTTTAACATCTGTAGGTAAACCAGCAAAATCTCCTTTATTCACCCACTCTTCCATGACAAATTCAAATTGACGTTTGAGATTCACACAGATGAATAGACCTAGCAATCCCCTTTCAATGCCATCATTAGGAGAGTTAGGATTATAAAGAGACCCATAGGGAATTCCCCTACGGATGAGTCTGTGAATATTTGTTACCCCTTGTATTTTTGCCGCACGAGGATTTGTGCGTCGTATATGTGAACCAATCGGACATTTATATCCTTGTGGATCATCAGAATAATCAAAATTATTAAATTGTTCGTAAATAATTGATTCTTTAGGAGAGGTTAGTTGATCAGCATCTGGAGAAAGGTCTAGAGGGACACCATTGCGCCATCGGCCACACATTTTAGCTGCCAGTTTGTCTGAATCAATTTTATCTTTTTGCTCTTGGAGAAACTTTTCAAAGCCAGCTACATCTTGTTCTAGGACTCGAAAAGCAGCAAAACTACCATTCAAGCCCAACTCCGGAGGTGTCGGTACGTAGTAAGGAGCTTTTTCATCATCCAGCAGGATAAACTCATAAGCAGGAATAATAGGTTGGGGGTCGAGGGATTTTGAAAGTCCACGCTTTGTAGGAACACCTTCTATTTTCGGCTGTGAAATTCCATCTTTGTAACCAAAATGAACTATATCGCTGGGTTGGCCTTTCTCATCAGGAAGTTTAGCTCCATCAAAGCAAGATAACTCTTTAAGTGCGTCTCCTTCTTTAAAGAGCGATCGCAGTTTATCCGATTGCTGCTCTAACACCTTACTATCTTGAGCATAGAGCGAGAGCAAAACATGAGTATTAGATGTTCCTAATCCACCTTTCCACTTTTCAGGGACACTCTCTCCAATATCACCTACTTGAGTTGCTTGAGCAATAGCACCTTGTCTAAATGATTTGTAGTTGGAACCGGAAAAGGATTTACCAATATCTGCAACAAATTGGAGAGCGTTTAAACCTTCAAAAGTAAAGCCAATATTTAAGCAATAACTCGGTTTTATGTCCCACCATGCAGCAGTGGTGATCTGAGGAATTGATTCATCACTACCGCTTACCAAGCTACCAATAAATTTCTTTGCGCCCTTCGCATCTTTAATATATAGAACAAAATGTCGCACATTGTTCATGTTATAGCCACGGATAATATAACCCTGGATATCACTAAAGTTAAGCTGCGTTAGAGTTTTTTCATTTGTCATAGATTTTCTCATTTTCAGAAGTAGGATGTTTGACAAATGGAGAATTATTGCCTTAAACTTAGCGACAAAAAATCTTACATGTTCTGCCTTTTTGCTCAGTCCAGTTCTAAATAAAAGCGTTGCCAAATAGAATTTTTCAGATTAATTAACTACAATTTACTCTAGGGGTGTGGTTGCCACTAAAGTAAGTTTTAGTTTAAAGGATGTTTGAAAAGTCCTCTTGTCAGTATCAAAAGTTTTGATCCTTCTAAATTACCCGATTAATTGGGGGACTTTGATTCCGGTTCCCCCCGATTTATCGAAGGGTTAGGGGGGATCTAAAAGTGCATAAAGTCACAGTGAAACACTTTCCAGATAACCTCTTAGCAGTTAGACGCAAGCTGACGAATTTTAACCACACTTAAAGTAGGATAAGCACTATACCAAACTTTTACTGGTTGATTATATTTTTTTATATAGTCAGCAAAAGCTTCAGAGTCTTTTTGGACTGGAATTAACCCCTCAGCATTTTCTAAATGCACTAACACTGCATTGAAAAAGTCACCAACTACTGCAACAAAGTCATCAACATATTTATTAAAATCTCCGTCATAGGCAGTAAAGAGTGCAAATTTAGCATAATACTCTTCCCCTGATTCTGGCGTAACTTTTTCGAGGAACATAAAACGTCCAAAATGTACTGTGCCAATCTGATCTAGTGCTGTTCCAAAAGTCCCAGTTTCTAAAATGTCCTTTAGGGCTTTATAGTTTTCTAGCACTGGGGCCTTAATTGGGGCAACAAAGCTTAATGGACTTTGTTCTGGTTTAGTACTCATGATCATGACTCCTTAGTATTTTTAGAACTGAACGCGGGTATTGCTTGTTTTGGCTATGTCAATTTAGTTTTTATTAGTAAATAAGATGCGTTTCTCGTGACCTTTTAAGTGGACATACAAGGGCAAAGTTTTGGCTATTTAATAGTCTGCTTTTTACGCTGTACTGTACTAGACAGTAAGGGGCTAATACCGAACTTTTCCAGCACCATGTCGGACGTTTGCAGTGCGCCTTCAACCCAACCCTGAGCGTCTGAATAGGCTTCACCACAGATGTAGAGTGAGCAATCAGTGCCGAGCGGTTGGATAATTTGTTGCTTCACCTCCCAACTTTTTACACCGATATTCCAACTATTCCATCCACCGCCAAACGGGTCATCACCCCAGTCGCGGAATGCGGCGTTCTGCACATCCGGTGTATAGTTGAGACCGTGGATGATCCCAAGCTGGCGTGCCACCTCCTCAACCATCGGTGCCGGTGCCACGTATTTGTCCCATTCGCTGTTAAGCTTTTGCTTACTTGACCCCAGGTATGGATTTTTCACTAATTCTGCAACCTGCCGATGCGCTTGCCAAGCCTGATGTCGTCGTGGGCGGAGACCGTCCCAAAAGCCGATGTCTGTGCCATCATCATAACTTGCCATCAGCATCGATAGCCCCTCGGTGGCTGGTTTGCCGTCATCCTTGGGCCAGTAATAGGTTTGCCGCACTGGCAGGTCTGTGACTGTTCGTCCAGACTCAACTGGAATGAACTTACCATCGTCTGTGTAGCCTGCTGCACGCCACCACGGGTTAGTATAGGTTGTGAAGAGCTTGAAGAGTGGGCGCGGTGTGACGCTAGTGATGAGGTGCTGAATCTCCAGCATAGGAGGACTTGTAGGCACAAGCAGATCGAGTGAGCGGCGCGGCATAGCGAGGATCAATGATTTTGTCGCGATCGTTTCTCCCTCGATGCTCAGTTCAAATGTGCCGTTTTTCCAATCGAAGCCATCGAGCCTAGTATTGAGCCGAATTTCGCCACCAGCTTTGGAGAAAAGCTGCGCTAATGATTTGGGTACCTCCTGAAATCCTTTCTTAAAACCCTTGTATTGTGGGTCAATGCCAAAATCGGAGAGATACCAGGGAATTGCATCAGCGGCATTCCAGTTAGTGAGTGTTGAGTTGTAGCCGCCAGCATCGATGCCAAGCTCGTAAGCTTCACCGCTAATGATGCGTATTAGCACGTTCCAAAAGCCTTGTTTCCATAGCGGTGTTCCAGCAAAGCTCGCGTTCTGCGCCATCTCTCGGCGTTGAGATTCAGTAAGCTTTGGATTTGTGATTCCCGGTACAATCTGCTCAATCGCATTGATGATGATGCTGCCTGCTGTACCACCACGTTCCAGAAACGAGAGATGATACGGCACTTTATCCGGTTTGATAGTGAAATCGGAAAGCCGAAGATAGACACCACGGAGATAGGCGATGTTTTGTGGTTGATCGACCGGAAAATCATACAACTCAATCTGCTGCTCTAATGGGAGGACTTTATTAAGCTCTCCGATGAGCTTTGCGATCAGTGGTTGCACTGTTGGGA contains:
- a CDS encoding FAD-dependent oxidoreductase codes for the protein MAEIDIAIVGGGVSGVYNAWRLKQAYPDQNIVVFEGSNYIGGRLLSVRPPDISNMVAELGGMRILPTVQPLIAKLIGELNKVLPLEQQIELYDFPVDQPQNIAYLRGVYLRLSDFTIKPDKVPYHLSFLERGGTAGSIIINAIEQIVPGITNPKLTESQRREMAQNASFAGTPLWKQGFWNVLIRIISGEAYELGIDAGGYNSTLTNWNAADAIPWYLSDFGIDPQYKGFKKGFQEVPKSLAQLFSKAGGEIRLNTRLDGFDWKNGTFELSIEGETIATKSLILAMPRRSLDLLVPTSPPMLEIQHLITSVTPRPLFKLFTTYTNPWWRAAGYTDDGKFIPVESGRTVTDLPVRQTYYWPKDDGKPATEGLSMLMASYDDGTDIGFWDGLRPRRHQAWQAHRQVAELVKNPYLGSSKQKLNSEWDKYVAPAPMVEEVARQLGIIHGLNYTPDVQNAAFRDWGDDPFGGGWNSWNIGVKSWEVKQQIIQPLGTDCSLYICGEAYSDAQGWVEGALQTSDMVLEKFGISPLLSSTVQRKKQTIK
- a CDS encoding alpha-amylase family glycosyl hydrolase; translation: MTFVDQNLATQRPKSLQDFSLPRRENYFPSPADWRNEVLYFLLPDRFSDGKEDTRPLLNRQQLNLARPSLPNGQSWQFDKWAESGGDRWQGGTLKGLESKLDYLNQLDITTIWVGPIFQQRGHLDSYHGYGIQDFLEVDPRFGTRQDLVSLVNKAHEKRLRIILDIIFNHSGSNWLYAPDTPGGELEPPYTSGWYQFGSWLGDRGQPIAVKPQTSAEGVWPRELQEADCYTRAGKGDLGRGDLDDPNAEFRRSDFITLRDFQLEYSYLLDNLARCYKYWIALTDCDGFRIDTLKHVTYEQARNFCGTIKEFAANLGKSDFFLVGEIAGGDYNQDRYLDVVGQNLNAALDIAEMRVNLNLVAKGLIDPRAYFNGFDPGKAVMGSHRNIGRRHVSILDDHDHVFGEKIRFSSEAASDHQVIAGVALQLFTLGVPCIYAGTEQALAGPEPSERRWLPDWKKSDRYLREAMFGPEHPRQSGVAGLQALDQNLPGFGPFGTAGAHCFEPNHPAYVRIKAMAAIRKQFPVLRLGRQYLRPIAIPFLNLPFGDHGRSGEIIGWSRVLDDEEAVCVLNSHGTDNRGARVLVDANLNAIESSMTVILNTAEMANLPGYTGPHKVGSTVLVQQQDGTAYVEIQPISASEFLILTNYP
- the nifJ gene encoding pyruvate:ferredoxin (flavodoxin) oxidoreductase translates to MNKRSFATIDGNEAVAQVVYRLNEVIAIYPITPSSPMAEWADTWASESKPNIWGTVPSVVEMQSEGGVAGAVHGALQTGSLTTTFTASQGLLLMIPNMYKIAGELTPTVFHIATRSLAAQALSIFGDHSDVMAARGTGFAMLCAASVQEAQDFALIATRATLESRIPFLHFFDGFRTSHEINKVETLTEDDLREFIPNELVFAHRSRALTPDKPVLRGTTQNPDVYFQARETVNPYYLACADITQKVMDEFAAMTGRQYQLFEYHGDSEAERVIVLMGSGCEAVHETVNYLNANGEKVGVLKVRLYRPYDAMRFVTALPATTRSIAVLDRTKEPGASGEPLYLDVVTALYEVWGTGEKLGLDSPLPLRPSVTERSRSADFLPQVVGGRYGLSSKEFTPAMIKAVFDNLAAAEPKNHFTIGINDDVTYTSLNYDPDFSIEPDTTVRAIFYGLGADGTVGANKNSIKIIGEETNNYAQGYFVYDSKKSGSVTVSHLRFGSQLIRSTYLISKANFVACHQWEFIEKFPILKDIVPGGTFLVNSPYEKDEVWNHLPPSVQEQIIQKHLKFYVINAYKVARQAGMAGRINTVMQVCFFALSGVLPREEAIAEIKNSIRKSYGKKGDEIVQMNLKVVDTTLENLFEVGNRELGIGNGKGKQSPILDAAPPFVRDVLGKMIVREGDELPVSALPADGTYPTGTAKWEKRNIAQEIPVWDTDVCIQCGKCIMVCPHSVIRSKVYEPQQLENAPLMFKSTNAKDHDWQGFKYTIQVAAEDCTGCGICVDVCPAKNKSELRRKAINMEPQRPLREQERENWDFFLSIPNPDRSHLKLTHINQQQMQEPLFEFSGACAGCGETPYIKLATQLFGDRMIVANATGCSSIYGGNLPTTPWTHNAAGRGPAWSNSLFEDNAEFGLGFRISIDKQAEFAAELLKYLITDVGEELANSILNAEQKDEADIWEQRERIELLKKRLDEIVNHQPNPNQKSKIQNLKSLADYLVKKSVWIIGGDGWGYDIGFGGLDHVLASGHNVNILILDTEVYSNTGGQMSKATPKAAVAKFASGGKAAPKKDLGLMAMTYGNVYIASVAMGARDEHTLKAFLEAEAYQGPSLIIAYSHCIAHGINMSTAMQNQKAAVDSGQWLLYRFNPDRIKQGENPLQLDSRTPKLPLEQYMYLENRFKMLTKSNEEAAQQLLKEAQADVKTRWQMYQYLAARNY
- a CDS encoding Dyp-type peroxidase; this encodes MTNEKTLTQLNFSDIQGYIIRGYNMNNVRHFVLYIKDAKGAKKFIGSLVSGSDESIPQITTAAWWDIKPSYCLNIGFTFEGLNALQFVADIGKSFSGSNYKSFRQGAIAQATQVGDIGESVPEKWKGGLGTSNTHVLLSLYAQDSKVLEQQSDKLRSLFKEGDALKELSCFDGAKLPDEKGQPSDIVHFGYKDGISQPKIEGVPTKRGLSKSLDPQPIIPAYEFILLDDEKAPYYVPTPPELGLNGSFAAFRVLEQDVAGFEKFLQEQKDKIDSDKLAAKMCGRWRNGVPLDLSPDADQLTSPKESIIYEQFNNFDYSDDPQGYKCPIGSHIRRTNPRAAKIQGVTNIHRLIRRGIPYGSLYNPNSPNDGIERGLLGLFICVNLKRQFEFVMEEWVNKGDFAGLPTDVKAPLIGANDNKSGQFDIPVSPDNPSIKLTGFDRFITTKGGAYCFIPSITALQHIASHSTK